Proteins encoded by one window of Antechinus flavipes isolate AdamAnt ecotype Samford, QLD, Australia chromosome 4, AdamAnt_v2, whole genome shotgun sequence:
- the LOC127561199 gene encoding protein ABHD11-like translates to MVQGVHSEPPSLLRLSISLFFLTRTVPLSYKLLEGHDSHPPLVFLHGLFGSKINFESEAKALAEQTGRKVLTIDARNHRDSPSDPDCSYEAMSADVEALLLKLGLAPCVLLGHCMGGKTAMVLALRKPELVERLIPLDISPTVTTAFPKASTYIENMKSLKIPKELSFSKAQQLADEQLSQSIQNPRIRQYLLNNLIMVDGQYVWKVNSEVLSRQVDNLMDFPQIQGSYSGPTLFLRGANSPVIQPHDYPEIKRLFPQAQVLTIPKAGHWIHVDQPQDFLTSILNFLSSKLSSFQTSNSESPGNQPDTI, encoded by the exons ATGGTCCAAG GTGTGCACTCTGAGCCACCTTCCCTACTCCGtttatccatctctctcttcttcttgacCAGGACAGTTCCACTCTCCTACAAGCTACTGGAAGGTCACGACAGCCACCCACCCCTGGTCTTCCTACATGGGCTCTTCGGCAGTAAAATCAACTTTGAGTCCGAGGCCAAAGCCCTGGCAGAGCAGACAGGCAGGaag GTGCTGACCATAGATGCCCGGAACCACAGGGACAGCCCTTCAGATCCGGATTGCAGCTACGAGGCCATGAGTGCGGACGTGGAAGCTCTCCTGTTAAAACTAGGACTTGCTCCTTGTGTCCTCCTCGGGCACTGCATGGGGGGCAAGACAGCCATGGTCCTGGCACTTCGGAAG CCTGAGCTAGTGGAACGCCTAATTCCTTTGGATATCAGCCCAACTGTGACCACAGCCTTCCCAAAAGCCTCGACCTACATAGAAAACATGAAGTCACTAAAGATCCCCAAAGAGCTGTCTTTCTCCAAGGCCCAACAATTAGCTGACGAGCAGCTCAGCCAAAGCATCCAG AATCCGAGAATTCGGCAATATTTGCTCAACAATCTGATCATGGTCGATGGGCAATACGTGTGGAAGGTCAATAGCGAAGTTCTGAGCCGGCAGGTGGACAACTTAATGGACTTCCCACAAATTCAGGGATCCTACTCTGGCCCCACGCTTTTCCTGAGAGGCGCCAACTCACCTGTGATTCA GCCTCATGACTATCCTGAGATCAAGCGTCTTTTCCCTCAAGCCCAGGTTCTGACTATCCCAAAGGCTGGCCACTGGATCCATGTTGACCAACCCCAAGACTTCCTGACCAGTATCCTGAATTTCCTGTCCTCAAAGTTGTCGTCTTTCCAGACTTCCAACTCTGAGAGCCCTGGAAATCAACCAGACACCATCTAG